A single Vigna radiata var. radiata cultivar VC1973A chromosome 8, Vradiata_ver6, whole genome shotgun sequence DNA region contains:
- the LOC106772677 gene encoding transcription factor bHLH3 produces the protein MMGEKFCVNEEDKGVLESVLGAEAVAFFISALSNNVFSSVVAPSVGADSTLRQRLCQLVEGSKWNYAVFWQVAGLKSGGSALIWGDGHCSDPKGKRSSMGKDDEQEVRKMVLQKLDACFGGCVSKEANYARLDRLSDLLMFYLSSMCYIFGFDSPCGPGSSFKSGKLIWTSDVAGCLNQLESRSFLGKVAGLQTVVFVPLKSGVVELGSNEVVSEEQGFVEMVKTAFGESSPGQTKVFPKIFGHELSLGDTKSQSITISFSPKVEDDPGFTSDSFEVQGLGLNHAYGNSSNGTLGDSSEGKMFPQLNQMMGGNFNAQARVPCLDLGNEDTSSIHADERKPRKRGRKPANGREEPLNHVEAERQRREKLNQRFYALRAVVPNISKMDKASLLGDAITFITDLQMKIKVLEAEKNMINNKDQRLSLPDMDFQEREDDTVVTVRCPLDTHPVSDVVKTFREHQIVAQDTNVSTTDDKIIHTFSIRTEGGEAAAIQLKEKLEAALSKN, from the coding sequence ATGATGGGGGAGAAGTTTTGTGTGAACGAAGAAGACAAGGGTGTGTTGGAGTCTGTGTTAGGTGCAGAGGCTGTTGCGTTTTTCATTTCAGCACTTTCCAATAATGTTTTTTCCAGCGTTGTTGCTCCTTCTGTCGGTGCTGACTCCACCCTCCGTCAGAGGTTGTGCCAGCTTGTTGAGGGTTCCAAGTGGAACTATGCAGTGTTCTGGCAAGTTGCTGGCTTGAAATCTGGTGGTTCTGCCTTGATTTGGGGTGACGGGCATTGCAGTGATCCCAAAGGGAAGAGGAGTTCAATGGGGAAAGACGATGAGCAGGAGGTTAGAAAGATGGTGCTGCAGAAGCTTGATGCCTGTTTTGGTGGGTGTGTGTCGAAAGAGGCTAATTATGCAAGACTGGATAGGTTGTCTGATTTGCTAATGTTTTACTTATCCTCAATGTGTTACATATTCGGTTTTGATTCGCCATGTGGTCCTGGGAGTTCATTCAAATCTGGTAAATTGATTTGGACATCTGATGTTGCCGGTTGTTTGAATCAATTAGAATCTAGATCATTTCTAGGGAAAGTGGCTGGTCTTCAAACTGTTGTTTTTGTTCCTCTGAAATCTGGGGTGGTGGAGCTTGGTTCGAATGAAGTGGTGTCTGAAGAACAGGGTTTTGTGGAGATGGTGAAGACAGCATTTGGGGAATCCAGTCCCGGGCAGACTAAGGTGTTTCCGAAGATTTTTGGGCACGAATTAAGCCTGGGGGATACAAAATCTCAGTCTATAACCATTAGTTTCTCCCCAAAGGTGGAAGATGATCCTGGTTTTACTTCTGACTCTTTTGAAGTTCAAGGACTGGGGTTGAACCATGCGTATGGAAATTCATCCAATGGAACTTTGGGGGACAGTAGTGAAGGGAAGATGTTCCCTCAATTGAATCAAATGATGGGTGGAAATTTTAATGCCCAAGCAAGGGTTCCTTGTCTAGATCTCGGTAATGAAGACACGTCCTCAATTCATGCAGATGAGAGGAAGCCCAGAAAAAGAGGTAGAAAACCTGCCAATGGGAGAGAGGAACCACTGAATCATGTTGAAGCAGAGAGACAGAGACGTGAGAAGCTTAACCAGAGGTTTTATGCCTTAAGAGCTGTTGTCCCCAATATATCTAAAATGGACAAGGCATCTTTGCTTGGTGATGCCATTACCTTCATCACTGATCTCCAGATGAAGATCAAAGTGTTGGAAGCTGAGAAGAACATGATTAACAACAAGGACCAGAGGTTATCCTTGCCAGATATGGATTTTCAGGAAAGAGAGGATGACACAGTTGTGACAGTGAGATGCCCTTTAGATACTCACCCTGTTTCTGATGTAGTTAAAACTTTCAGGGAGCATCAAATTGTGGCTCAAGACACCAATGTTTCTACTACAGATGATAAAATCATTCATACATTCTCCATAAGAACTGAGGGAGGGGAGGCTGCTGCCATACAGTTGAAAGAAAAGCTTGAAGCGGCCCTATCCAAAAATTGA